One stretch of Segatella copri DNA includes these proteins:
- a CDS encoding malate dehydrogenase translates to MNFLTNDKLVIVGAGGMIGSNMVQSALMLGLTPNICLYDIFEPGVHGVFDEIQQCAFPGVNVTYTVNPEEAFTGAKYIISSGGAPRKEGMTREDLLKGNCKIAAEFGDNIKKYCPEVEHVVVIFNPADVTALTALIHSGLKPNQLTSLAALDSTRLQQALALEFGVQQDKVTGAHTYGGHGEQMAVFASQVKVDGKPLAEMGLSDERWEEIKHHTVQGGSNIIKLRGRSSFQSPAYNAVKMIEAAMGGEKFTLPAGCYVKCDKCGFKNVMMAMPTTIDKTGVHFTEPTGTEEELASLAKSYEHLCKMRDEIVELGIVPPVAEWKEMNPNL, encoded by the coding sequence ATGAATTTTTTAACAAATGACAAACTCGTTATCGTCGGTGCAGGCGGTATGATCGGTTCTAACATGGTACAGAGCGCTTTGATGCTCGGTCTTACTCCAAACATCTGTCTTTATGATATCTTCGAGCCAGGTGTACATGGTGTTTTCGATGAGATTCAGCAGTGCGCATTCCCAGGTGTTAACGTAACTTATACTGTTAACCCAGAAGAGGCTTTCACTGGTGCTAAATATATCATTTCTTCTGGTGGTGCTCCTCGTAAGGAGGGTATGACTCGTGAAGATCTTCTTAAGGGCAACTGCAAGATTGCTGCAGAATTTGGTGACAACATCAAGAAGTACTGCCCAGAGGTTGAGCACGTAGTTGTTATCTTCAACCCAGCTGACGTTACAGCTCTTACAGCACTTATCCACTCTGGTTTGAAGCCAAACCAGTTGACATCACTCGCAGCTCTCGATTCTACTCGTCTGCAGCAGGCTTTGGCCCTCGAGTTCGGTGTACAGCAGGATAAGGTTACTGGCGCTCACACTTATGGTGGTCACGGCGAGCAGATGGCTGTATTTGCTTCTCAGGTTAAGGTTGACGGCAAGCCATTGGCAGAGATGGGTCTTTCTGACGAGCGTTGGGAAGAGATCAAGCACCACACAGTACAGGGTGGTTCTAACATCATCAAGCTCCGTGGCCGTTCTTCATTCCAGAGCCCAGCTTACAATGCAGTTAAGATGATCGAGGCTGCTATGGGTGGTGAGAAGTTCACATTGCCAGCAGGTTGCTACGTTAAGTGCGACAAGTGCGGCTTCAAGAACGTAATGATGGCTATGCCTACTACTATCGACAAGACTGGTGTTCACTTCACAGAGCCTACAGGTACTGAGGAAGAGCTCGCTAGCCTCGCTAAGTCTTACGAGCACCTTTGCAAGATGCGCGATGAGATCGTAGAGCTCGGCATCGTTCCTCCAGTAGCTGAGTGGAAAGAGATGAACCCTAACTTGTAA
- the rplA gene encoding 50S ribosomal protein L1, with protein sequence MSKLTKNQKSVADKVEAGKAYTLKEASELVKEITTTKFDASLDIDVRLGVDPRKANQMVRGVVSLPNGTGKVTRVLALCTPDQEAAAKEAGADYVGLDEYVEKIKGGWTDIDVIITMPSCMGKIGPLGRVLGPRGLMPNPKSGTVTMDVAKAVKEVKQGKIDFKVDKAGIIHTSIGKVSMTPEQIYGNAKEFINTVIKLKPAAAKGTYIKSIFISSTMSKGIKIDPKSVE encoded by the coding sequence ATGAGTAAACTGACAAAAAATCAAAAATCAGTAGCTGATAAGGTTGAAGCAGGGAAGGCATACACATTGAAGGAGGCTTCAGAGTTGGTTAAGGAAATTACTACTACCAAGTTTGATGCATCTCTTGATATTGATGTACGCTTAGGTGTTGATCCACGTAAGGCTAACCAGATGGTTCGTGGCGTTGTTTCATTGCCAAACGGAACAGGTAAGGTTACTCGTGTGCTCGCACTCTGTACTCCTGATCAGGAAGCTGCTGCTAAGGAAGCAGGCGCTGATTATGTAGGTCTTGACGAATACGTTGAGAAGATTAAGGGTGGTTGGACAGATATTGATGTCATCATCACAATGCCTTCTTGTATGGGTAAGATTGGTCCTTTGGGTCGTGTACTCGGTCCTCGTGGTTTGATGCCTAACCCTAAGAGTGGCACTGTAACTATGGATGTTGCTAAGGCAGTAAAGGAAGTTAAGCAAGGTAAGATTGACTTTAAGGTTGATAAGGCTGGTATTATCCATACTTCAATCGGTAAGGTTAGCATGACTCCTGAGCAGATCTATGGAAATGCTAAGGAGTTCATCAACACAGTTATCAAGCTGAAGCCTGCTGCTGCTAAAGGTACATATATCAAGAGTATCTTTATTTCTAGCACTATGAGTAAGGGTATCAAGATTGATCCTAAATCAGTTGAATAA
- a CDS encoding aminopeptidase P family protein, producing MNEIELRLARLRELMKREHLSAFIFPSTDAHQSEYVADHWRGREWISGFNGSAGTAVVTMKSAALWTDSRYFLAAEEQLEGTEYQLMRLKMEGTPTIAEWLGKELQDVQSPEVGLDGMVNSYNYVKDLSYSLRKLGGITLRTNLDPLEQIWENRPSLPANPVEIQPLGYAGETLASKVARIRKSLRGLHADGMLVSALDDIAWTLNLRGTDVHCNPVFVSYLLIESDKVSLFVDDNKLSPEVKQYLQDNQVSLYKYNKVEKCLESYSEYNILLDGNETSYYLWKAVKCQEIVAAGSPIPAMKAVKNKAEIEGYRSAMLKDGVAMVKFLKWLKPAVEAGGQTEISIDEKLTSLRAEQKLFRDISFDTIAGYAQHGAIVHYEATPETDVVLKPEGLILIDSGAQYQDGTTDITRTIALGPVSEEMKHIYTLVLKAHIQLELVKFPDGASGTQLDAVGRECMWREGYNFLHGTGHGVGSYLCVHEGPHQIRMEWMPTPLRAGMTLTDEPGLYLAGKFGVRIENTVLISDYMSTEFGKFLQIEPLTLCPIDTTPIDVDMLLPEEIDWLNAYHHSVYEKLSPFLDEEEKIWLENATKPIK from the coding sequence ATGAATGAAATCGAATTACGTTTAGCTAGATTGAGGGAGTTGATGAAGCGTGAACATCTTTCTGCTTTCATCTTCCCTAGTACAGATGCTCATCAGAGCGAGTATGTTGCCGACCATTGGCGAGGAAGAGAGTGGATCTCTGGTTTTAACGGGTCGGCTGGTACTGCTGTCGTTACAATGAAATCGGCTGCTTTATGGACTGATTCCCGCTACTTCCTGGCTGCGGAAGAACAGTTGGAAGGTACTGAATATCAGCTGATGAGGCTGAAAATGGAAGGTACGCCTACTATCGCAGAATGGTTGGGAAAAGAATTGCAGGATGTACAATCTCCTGAGGTTGGACTTGATGGCATGGTCAACTCTTATAATTATGTTAAAGATTTAAGCTATTCTCTCCGTAAACTCGGTGGAATTACGCTTAGAACTAATTTGGACCCTTTGGAACAGATTTGGGAGAATCGTCCTTCGCTTCCTGCAAATCCTGTAGAAATTCAACCATTGGGATATGCTGGAGAGACGCTAGCCTCTAAAGTGGCCCGTATCCGTAAGTCTTTGAGAGGACTTCATGCAGATGGTATGCTCGTTTCTGCATTGGATGATATTGCTTGGACTTTGAATCTTCGTGGTACAGATGTTCATTGCAATCCTGTATTTGTAAGTTATTTGTTGATTGAGAGCGATAAAGTTTCTCTTTTCGTGGATGATAATAAATTATCTCCTGAAGTAAAACAGTATCTTCAAGACAATCAGGTTTCTCTCTATAAATATAATAAGGTGGAAAAATGCCTTGAATCATATTCGGAATATAATATCCTGTTAGATGGAAATGAAACGAGCTATTATCTGTGGAAAGCTGTAAAATGCCAGGAAATTGTTGCTGCTGGTTCTCCTATTCCGGCTATGAAGGCTGTGAAAAATAAAGCAGAAATAGAGGGCTACCGTAGTGCGATGCTTAAAGATGGTGTTGCTATGGTTAAGTTCTTGAAGTGGCTGAAACCTGCTGTTGAGGCTGGCGGACAAACTGAAATTTCCATTGATGAGAAATTAACGTCGCTACGTGCCGAACAGAAACTGTTCAGAGATATTTCTTTTGATACGATTGCCGGCTATGCGCAGCATGGAGCAATTGTCCATTATGAGGCAACTCCTGAAACAGATGTCGTTCTGAAACCGGAAGGCTTGATCCTGATAGACTCTGGGGCTCAATACCAGGATGGTACTACTGATATTACCCGTACCATTGCTTTGGGACCTGTATCTGAAGAGATGAAGCATATTTATACCTTGGTCCTGAAAGCGCATATTCAGTTGGAATTGGTTAAATTCCCCGATGGTGCATCAGGAACACAGTTGGATGCTGTAGGAAGAGAGTGTATGTGGCGTGAAGGATATAATTTCTTGCATGGTACAGGCCATGGAGTAGGTTCGTATCTCTGTGTGCACGAAGGCCCTCATCAAATAAGAATGGAGTGGATGCCTACACCTTTGAGAGCTGGAATGACCTTGACTGATGAGCCTGGTTTGTATCTGGCAGGTAAGTTCGGCGTAAGAATAGAAAATACTGTGCTGATTTCAGACTACATGTCTACTGAGTTCGGTAAATTCCTGCAGATAGAGCCTCTTACTCTTTGTCCTATAGATACCACTCCTATAGATGTTGATATGTTGTTGCCTGAAGAGATTGACTGGCTCAATGCTTATCATCATTCAGTTTATGAAAAATTGTCTCCTTTCCTTGATGAAGAGGAGAAAATATGGCTTGAAAATGCTACAAAACCCATAAAATGA
- the nusG gene encoding transcription termination/antitermination protein NusG, with protein sequence MADAGNKWYVLKAVSGKEAKVKEYIEAEMKHNDLLAANVSQVLIPVEKHATVRNGKRVVKEKVSLPGYVFVEAKLKGDVAHTLRFLPNVLGFLGGLDEPTPVPQRDINRMLGSAEETEFEENLDCPYLVNDTVKVMEGPFSGFSGIVEEVNAEKHKLKVTVKIFGRKTPLELGFMQVEKE encoded by the coding sequence ATGGCAGACGCAGGAAATAAATGGTATGTGCTTAAAGCCGTTAGTGGTAAAGAGGCTAAGGTGAAAGAATACATCGAAGCTGAAATGAAGCACAATGACTTACTAGCAGCAAATGTTTCTCAGGTGTTGATACCAGTTGAGAAGCATGCAACTGTGCGTAATGGAAAGAGAGTCGTTAAAGAAAAGGTCTCTCTTCCAGGTTATGTTTTTGTGGAGGCCAAACTGAAGGGTGATGTAGCGCATACGTTGCGTTTCCTCCCTAATGTTTTGGGTTTCCTTGGAGGTTTGGATGAACCAACACCAGTTCCACAGCGCGATATCAATCGTATGCTGGGTTCTGCTGAGGAGACTGAGTTTGAGGAGAATCTTGATTGTCCTTACTTGGTTAATGATACCGTTAAGGTTATGGAAGGTCCATTCAGTGGTTTCAGCGGAATCGTTGAAGAGGTTAATGCTGAAAAGCATAAGCTGAAAGTTACGGTTAAGATCTTCGGACGTAAAACTCCGTTGGAATTAGGTTTTATGCAAGTAGAAAAGGAATAG
- a CDS encoding DUF3737 family protein produces MELIKNKSFGGERPLFGAHDVRLEDITITDGESGIKCCQNIECHHSKFYGKYPWWHVDGSLITDCYFAPESRSAIWYSDNMVMKDCTIDGPKFFREMKNLDLENVNITDADETFWKVDGLKLKNVKLHDGTYPFMFSKNIYVDGLESDSKYVFQYCRNVEIHNAKITTKDSFWECENVTVYDSELNGEYLAWHSKNIKFVRCHISGEQPLCYMDHVTLEDCTFNKECDRAFEDCTNIDAQIKGSITNIKNPISGRIEADEVGSVTYTEFAKAPKGACEITDKSK; encoded by the coding sequence ATGGAATTGATAAAGAACAAATCATTCGGGGGCGAGCGCCCTCTTTTCGGTGCTCACGATGTGCGTTTAGAAGATATTACGATTACAGATGGCGAGTCGGGCATCAAGTGCTGCCAAAACATAGAATGCCACCATTCCAAGTTTTATGGCAAATACCCTTGGTGGCATGTGGACGGTTCCCTTATCACAGACTGCTACTTCGCCCCAGAAAGCCGTTCGGCCATCTGGTATAGTGATAATATGGTGATGAAAGACTGCACCATCGATGGTCCTAAGTTCTTCCGCGAAATGAAGAATCTGGATTTGGAGAACGTAAACATCACAGATGCTGATGAGACTTTCTGGAAGGTAGATGGCTTGAAACTGAAGAACGTAAAGCTCCACGATGGAACTTATCCATTCATGTTCTCCAAGAATATCTATGTAGACGGACTTGAGAGCGATTCCAAGTATGTATTCCAATACTGCAGAAATGTGGAGATTCACAACGCAAAGATTACAACCAAGGACAGTTTCTGGGAATGCGAGAATGTAACCGTCTATGATTCGGAACTGAATGGTGAGTATCTGGCCTGGCACAGCAAGAACATCAAGTTCGTACGTTGCCACATCAGCGGCGAGCAGCCTCTCTGCTACATGGACCATGTAACTCTGGAGGATTGCACCTTTAATAAGGAATGCGACCGTGCCTTCGAGGATTGCACCAACATCGATGCACAGATCAAGGGAAGTATCACCAATATCAAGAACCCTATCTCCGGAAGAATCGAGGCAGACGAAGTGGGAAGCGTAACATATACTGAGTTTGCCAAAGCGCCAAAGGGTGCATGTGAAATCACAGATAAATCGAAATAG
- the rplK gene encoding 50S ribosomal protein L11 — protein sequence MAKEVAGLIKLQIKGGAANPSPPVGPALGSKGINIMGFCKEFNARTQDKAGKVLPVVITYYTDKSFDFIIKTPPAAVQLKEAAKIKSGSAQPNRQKVASLTWDQVKVIAEDKMKDLNCFTVESAMKLIAGTARSMGITVKGDFPGK from the coding sequence ATGGCTAAAGAAGTTGCTGGATTAATCAAATTACAGATTAAAGGTGGCGCTGCGAATCCTTCACCTCCAGTAGGACCTGCATTGGGTTCTAAGGGTATTAATATTATGGGATTCTGCAAGGAATTCAACGCCCGTACCCAGGACAAAGCAGGTAAAGTGTTGCCAGTAGTTATTACTTATTATACTGACAAGTCTTTTGATTTTATTATCAAGACTCCACCTGCTGCAGTTCAATTGAAAGAGGCTGCCAAAATCAAGTCAGGTTCTGCTCAGCCTAATCGTCAGAAGGTTGCTTCTCTTACTTGGGATCAGGTAAAGGTAATCGCTGAGGATAAGATGAAGGACTTGAACTGCTTTACTGTAGAATCAGCTATGAAGCTCATCGCTGGTACTGCAAGAAGTATGGGTATTACTGTAAAAGGGGACTTCCCTGGTAAATAA
- the rplL gene encoding 50S ribosomal protein L7/L12, whose translation MADIKAIAEELVNLTVKEVNELATVLKDEYGIEPAAAAVAVAAGPAAGGAAAAEEKSTFDVVLAEVGGAKLQVVKAVKEACGLGLKEAKDLVDGAPSTIKEGVAKDEAENLKKAIEEAGAKVELK comes from the coding sequence ATGGCAGATATCAAAGCTATTGCAGAAGAGTTAGTAAATCTTACTGTTAAGGAAGTTAATGAGTTGGCAACAGTCCTCAAGGACGAGTATGGTATTGAGCCTGCTGCTGCAGCTGTAGCTGTAGCTGCTGGTCCTGCTGCTGGTGGTGCAGCTGCAGCTGAGGAGAAGTCTACATTCGACGTAGTCCTCGCTGAGGTTGGTGGCGCTAAGCTCCAGGTTGTAAAGGCTGTTAAGGAGGCTTGTGGTCTCGGTTTGAAAGAGGCTAAGGATCTCGTAGACGGTGCTCCTTCTACAATCAAGGAAGGTGTAGCTAAGGACGAGGCTGAGAACCTTAAGAAGGCTATCGAAGAGGCTGGTGCTAAGGTAGAGCTCAAGTAA
- the rpsU gene encoding 30S ribosomal protein S21, whose product MIIVPVKDGENIERALKKFKRKFEKTGVVKELRARQQYDKPSVLKRLKMEHAIYVQQLRANEE is encoded by the coding sequence ATGATTATTGTACCAGTTAAAGACGGTGAGAACATCGAGAGAGCTCTCAAGAAGTTTAAGAGAAAATTCGAAAAGACAGGTGTTGTTAAGGAGCTTCGTGCTCGTCAGCAGTATGACAAGCCTTCTGTTTTGAAGCGTCTCAAGATGGAACACGCCATCTACGTACAGCAGTTGCGTGCAAACGAGGAATAA
- the rplJ gene encoding 50S ribosomal protein L10, whose product MKKEVKDTIIAELGQKLLEFPHFYLVDVTGLNAEKTSALRRKCFQSEIKMVVVKNSLLHKAFEASDIDFSELYGCLKGTTAVMFANTANVPAKLLKEYDKEDVPTLKAAYAEESFYVGADKLAELSALKSKNEVIAEIVALLQSPAKNVVSALQSGSNTIHGVLKTLGERPE is encoded by the coding sequence ATGAAGAAAGAAGTTAAAGATACTATTATCGCTGAACTTGGACAGAAGTTGCTGGAGTTTCCTCATTTCTATCTTGTAGATGTTACAGGATTGAATGCAGAGAAGACAAGCGCACTCCGTCGTAAGTGCTTCCAGAGCGAGATTAAGATGGTTGTTGTTAAGAATTCCTTGCTTCACAAGGCTTTCGAGGCTTCAGATATCGATTTCTCTGAGCTCTATGGCTGCTTGAAGGGTACTACTGCTGTAATGTTTGCTAATACAGCTAATGTACCAGCTAAGTTGTTGAAGGAATATGACAAGGAAGATGTTCCAACATTGAAGGCTGCTTATGCAGAGGAAAGCTTCTACGTTGGCGCAGACAAACTTGCAGAGCTTTCAGCTCTCAAGAGCAAGAACGAAGTTATCGCAGAGATTGTTGCTTTGCTCCAGTCACCTGCAAAGAACGTTGTTTCAGCTCTTCAATCAGGAAGCAACACTATTCATGGTGTGCTTAAGACATTGGGCGAGCGTCCTGAGTAA
- the hpf gene encoding ribosome hibernation-promoting factor, HPF/YfiA family: MEIKIQSIHFDATEKLQAFIEKKVAKLEKTFEDIQKVEVQLKVVKPATALNKEVHLEVAVPGTKLFVEKTCDTFEEGIDQAVDSMKVQLTKFKEKSRNR; the protein is encoded by the coding sequence ATGGAAATTAAGATTCAGTCGATTCACTTCGACGCTACCGAGAAGTTACAGGCGTTTATCGAAAAGAAAGTCGCCAAGTTAGAAAAAACTTTTGAAGATATACAGAAAGTAGAGGTGCAATTAAAGGTCGTGAAGCCTGCTACTGCCTTGAACAAGGAAGTTCATCTGGAAGTTGCTGTCCCTGGAACCAAGTTGTTCGTAGAAAAGACATGTGACACTTTTGAGGAAGGAATTGACCAGGCAGTGGACTCAATGAAGGTTCAATTGACCAAATTTAAAGAAAAATCAAGGAATCGATAA
- the tuf gene encoding elongation factor Tu, protein MAKEEFVRTKPHVNIGTIGHVDHGKTTLTAAISKVLNEKLGTSEAVKSFDQIDNAPEEKERGITINSAHIEYETAKRHYAHVDCPGHADYVKNMVTGAAQMDGAILVCAATDGPMPQTREHVLLARQVNVPRLVVFLNKCDMVDDEEMLELVEMELREILEQYGYEEDTPIVRGSALGALNGVEKWVKSVETLMDTVDEWIQEPEREIDKPFLMPIEDVFSITGRGTVATGRIETGRCKVGDEVQLLGLGEDKKSVITGVEMFRKILAEGEAGDNVGLLLRGIDKAEVKRGMVVVHPGAITPHDHFKASIYVLKKEEGGRHTPFGNKYRPQFYLRTMDCTGEIKLPEGVEMVMPGDNVEIEVELIYKVALNEGLRFAIREGGRTVGSGQITTILDDIK, encoded by the coding sequence ATGGCTAAAGAAGAATTCGTGCGTACCAAACCGCATGTTAACATTGGTACAATTGGTCATGTTGACCATGGTAAGACTACTCTGACCGCTGCTATCTCTAAGGTATTGAACGAGAAGCTCGGTACATCTGAGGCAGTTAAGTCATTCGATCAGATTGATAATGCTCCTGAGGAGAAAGAGCGTGGTATCACTATCAACTCTGCTCACATCGAGTATGAGACAGCAAAGCGTCACTATGCACACGTTGACTGTCCTGGACACGCTGACTATGTAAAGAACATGGTTACTGGTGCTGCTCAGATGGATGGTGCAATCTTGGTTTGTGCTGCTACTGATGGTCCTATGCCACAGACACGTGAGCACGTACTTCTTGCACGTCAGGTAAACGTACCTCGTTTGGTTGTTTTCTTGAACAAGTGCGATATGGTTGATGATGAGGAGATGCTTGAGCTCGTTGAGATGGAGCTTCGTGAGATCCTCGAGCAGTATGGTTACGAGGAGGATACTCCAATTGTACGTGGTTCTGCTCTCGGTGCTTTGAACGGTGTTGAGAAGTGGGTTAAGTCTGTTGAGACTTTGATGGATACAGTTGATGAGTGGATTCAGGAGCCAGAGCGCGAGATTGATAAGCCATTCTTGATGCCTATCGAGGATGTATTCTCAATTACAGGTCGTGGTACTGTTGCTACAGGTCGTATTGAGACAGGTCGTTGCAAGGTAGGTGACGAAGTTCAGTTGCTCGGTCTTGGTGAGGACAAGAAGTCAGTTATTACTGGTGTTGAGATGTTCCGTAAGATCCTTGCTGAGGGTGAAGCTGGTGATAACGTAGGTTTGCTTCTCCGTGGTATCGATAAGGCTGAGGTTAAGCGTGGTATGGTAGTTGTACACCCAGGTGCTATTACTCCTCACGATCACTTCAAGGCTTCTATCTATGTATTGAAGAAGGAAGAGGGTGGCCGTCACACTCCATTCGGTAACAAGTATCGTCCTCAGTTCTATCTCCGTACTATGGACTGTACAGGTGAAATCAAGCTTCCAGAGGGAGTTGAGATGGTAATGCCTGGTGATAACGTAGAGATTGAGGTAGAGTTGATCTACAAGGTTGCTTTGAACGAGGGTCTTCGTTTCGCTATCCGTGAGGGTGGTCGTACAGTAGGTTCTGGTCAGATTACAACAATTCTCGACGATATCAAGTAA
- the xerA gene encoding site-specific tyrosine recombinase/integron integrase, with product MSIDKFLEYLRSELNRSQRTVENYREDLKLFEQYARNLSESFTWESVDSDMIRNWMEHMIDAGNKATSVNRRLSALKMFYRFALVRHYVESDPAHSLKGPKESRPLPQFLKENEMDELLDRKMWGDDYNNVRARTIIILFYETGMRLSELIGLDVDDVNFIKKEIKITGKGNKQRIVPFGDELKNALSEYLALRAQRVMVRSGALLLADKGGRMSPVQVREIVKENLARVCSLKKKSPHVLRHTFATAMLNHGAGIESLKRLLGHAKLSTTEIYTHTTFEQLKRVYIEAHPRA from the coding sequence TTGAGTATAGATAAGTTCTTGGAATATTTGCGCTCTGAACTGAACAGGTCGCAGAGGACGGTAGAAAACTATCGCGAAGATTTGAAACTCTTTGAGCAGTATGCTAGGAACTTGTCTGAATCCTTCACTTGGGAATCTGTTGATTCTGATATGATTCGCAACTGGATGGAGCATATGATAGATGCAGGAAATAAGGCAACCTCGGTTAATCGCCGGTTGAGTGCTTTGAAAATGTTCTATCGGTTTGCTTTAGTCAGACATTATGTGGAGTCGGATCCCGCTCATAGCCTCAAAGGACCTAAGGAAAGTAGACCGCTACCTCAATTCTTGAAAGAAAATGAGATGGATGAGTTGCTTGATAGGAAAATGTGGGGCGATGATTATAATAATGTACGCGCACGTACTATTATAATATTGTTCTATGAGACGGGGATGCGATTGTCAGAGTTGATAGGACTTGATGTTGACGATGTGAACTTTATCAAAAAAGAGATAAAGATTACGGGTAAGGGAAACAAACAACGTATAGTTCCTTTTGGTGACGAGCTTAAAAATGCTCTTTCGGAATATTTGGCTCTAAGAGCACAAAGAGTGATGGTTAGGTCTGGAGCTCTTTTGCTTGCGGATAAGGGCGGACGGATGAGTCCGGTTCAAGTCAGAGAAATCGTGAAGGAGAACCTCGCAAGGGTTTGCTCGTTGAAAAAGAAAAGTCCGCACGTGTTGAGGCATACGTTTGCTACTGCAATGTTGAATCATGGTGCAGGAATTGAAAGTTTGAAAAGACTGTTAGGACATGCGAAACTCTCGACGACCGAGATTTATACGCATACAACGTTTGAACAGTTGAAACGAGTTTATATTGAAGCCCATCCTCGGGCGTAA
- the secE gene encoding preprotein translocase subunit SecE, whose amino-acid sequence MNKIVNYCKACYDELAHKTTWPSRAELTHSAMVVLSASLVIALVVFAMDSIFKAFMGVVYPG is encoded by the coding sequence ATGAATAAAATAGTAAATTATTGCAAGGCATGTTACGATGAACTTGCGCATAAGACTACTTGGCCATCACGTGCCGAACTTACTCATAGTGCAATGGTTGTATTATCTGCTTCCCTAGTCATTGCACTTGTTGTGTTCGCGATGGATTCTATTTTCAAAGCCTTTATGGGTGTAGTTTATCCAGGTTAA